The DNA region TTTAGGAATAACTAAAATATGTCCTTTACTTATAGGATAGCCATCAAATATCGCGTAAGCACTTGCTGATTCAGTTAATAAGTTTAGATTTTTACGAGGATTACAAAATATGCAATAATTAGATGAATTTCGCTGATGGTTATAATGAATATACTCATATACTTCCCGATGCTCATCTAAGAAAATTGAAGGAAAGGGAAGTTTGACGATACATTGGTATGTTGGTTTTTTATGGACATAATGCTCTCTAAAACCTTCTTTTTTGATATCCCTTCTTACAGCGTAATAAGCTTTGCCTCCTGGTTTTAACAAATGTGATATTTCCATAAGAACATTAGTTTGTCCTTCAGGGAATAAAACATTTAAAACATAAAAGCAAATTATTGTATCAAATTTATTCTGAGGATATTCTGGAAAATAATAAGGGTCATAACCTGTAATATCAAAACCTTTTTGGCGCAATATTTGAACATCATTACCAAAACCACAACCAAAATCTAGTATTTTGCCTTGTAAAAGATTTTGATTTAATAAAAGCTGTGCAGGAAATGATAGATAATTTCTTTCGATCGCAGTAAAATGGCTGAATTGATTTTTTTGCTGTTTCATAGAATTTTGGTGCAGATGTCCCAAAATTATTATTCCCAGCATCCCTTGAGTTTATGCGATGTCTACGATGGTCACTGAGCGGCTGGTGAGCAGAGTCGAACCACGCCGTACCACTTCCCTACGGGACGCTACGCGAACGTGGAAGCAAGCTACGCGCAGCGTCTGTCTGCGACACGCTCTTGCGTTCGTAGAGAAGTGCGGGCTACGCCTACGCATCAGGGTTAATACCTAGCTCACGTAACTTAGCTGCTAATATATCAGCACGTTGGCGTTCCTGTTCAGCACGTTGGCTTTCCTGTTCAGCGCGTTGGCGTTCCTTGTCAGCACGCTGGCGTTCTTGTTGGGCTTGTTCAGTGCTCCACAACAGCAAATTTCTTTCTATATCCCACCAGCGCAGCCAATTCATGGTTTGGCATAATCTTTCACCTTGCCAAATTCCGAGAAATAACTCTAACTCTGGAATCCAGTAACGTCCATTGGTGTCTGCTTGCTGCAAAGTATATTGTCCATTTTGCAAGCATCGTAGTTCTATGCTTGGTTCGTAAGGGTCGTAGGTTACGTAGGTTGGAACTTGGAGAATCTTTTCGTAATAATAGAGTTTACCGTAGGGTGGAGTTGAGCGGACTGATAGTTCTCCACCTTCTGTATCTGAGAGAAATTCCATCACTACAGCCACAGCAGCGCCTTCTAAATTCGGGGTATAACTGCGACGAACTACATTTGTTCCCACAGACTGCACTTGAGGAACGTAAAACCAGTCTGGGGCTTTGACAACGATTTTTTTGTTGACTGTGGCTACAAGTCCAAAATTAGAGCCAATCAGCATTTGAGGTTGGATGCGTCCTGTGCTTCCCAAAGCATCGGTAAGCGCAGCAGCGATCGCAGGTTGTTGAATATTTTCCACTGGATCGTCTGGTAAAATGAAGTCTGCTGGAAGTGCTTCCCAAGTAACAGTTGGTTCTTTTTGGATGGGGTTAACTTGTAGAACCATAAAATTATTCCTAATATCCATGCACAGTGTATAGTTATTTTTAACAAATCTTCAACTAGCATCGCTCTTAACCTAAAAACCCAGAAATCTGGAAAGATTTCTTTGACAGGTGTATATACTCGTAGTCAAGCACTTAGCAGGCGTGAGTATGATAGTTGAGTGGTTCACTCTCTGGATAGGTCAAAAAGCAGCTGATTTAATTAAAACAAGTTGCACTCGACAAACTCTTCTCGTTAAGCACAAAGTACAAAATCCAGCCAACTCAACTTATCTAGAAGTCAGCGATCGCTCCTAACATCTATAAAGGAACACGCAATGGCACGAATTACCACACCATTTGGACGGCACTCTACCGCCTCTGAAGTAGTACAGGGAATCGATCTCTCTGGCAAACGGGCGATCGTCACGGGAGCAGCATCGGGTATCGGTGTAGAAACGGCGCGGGCGTTGGCTCACGCTGGAGCCGAAGTTACGTTGGCTGTGCGTAACGTCGATGCTGGGGCAAAGACGGCGGCTGACATCACTGCTACCACTGGGAATCAAAATATTCACGTCGCCGAACTTGACCTGACCGACCGAGGAGCGATCGCTAAATTCATTGCCGCGTGGAATGAACCAATACATATCCTCGTCAACAACGCAGGGGTAATGGCATTGCCTGAACAGCACACACCCGAAGGCTGGGAGATGCAGTTTGCCACCAACCACCTCGGACACTTCGCTCTAACACTCGGACTCCACGATGCTCTGGCGGCGGACGGTGCTGCGCGCATCGTGTCTGTCAGTTCTAGCGCCCACATGTTCTCGCCGATTGTATTCGATGATATCCACTTCGCGTTCCGTCCCTACGATCCGTGGTTGGCATACGGGCAGTCCAAGACAGCGAACGTACTCTTCGCTGTCGCTGCTACTGGACGCTGGTTCAGAGATGGCATTACTGCCAATGCCTTGATGCCTGGGGCGATCGCCACCAATCTCCAACGCCACGTTGGTGGTATCCAGACCTCGGCAGAATTGCAAAAAACACCAAAGCAGGGTGCTGCCACTTCAATTCTGCTGGCAACCTCCCCCTTGCTGGAGGGCATTGGTGGTCGCTACTTCGAGGACTGTAACGAAGCTACGATCATTACCCAGAGAACTAAAGACTACAGTGGTGTTGCCCTTTACGCCCTCGACATGAACAACGCCGATCGCCTTTGGGAGGAATCGTTGCGTCTGCTCGCTTGATCTGATGTTTTTGAGGAGGAAAATCGCGATCGCGACAATAAAGCCATTTTCTCAAGCAGGAGTCATTGCACAAGTAAACAATGATTATTGATGTGCTTGTAAACAACGCAGGTTTATGCATTGCTGGGTGCTGTTGAGGAAGTGAGCGATGGGCAAATCCGCGACCAAGATGATTTTCATCAGTTCATAACACCCTTTATGCCGCTTGAAAACTGGTCTATTACTTAAAAGGAAAACTCAAAACTATGAATTTACAAACAACTCAAACCACCACTACTGCTGACGAGTCGGCAATCCGTGCTTTCCCTAAGTCTTTGGGCTTTTATTAGTGCCATTCGATACTGGGACGGGTCGAATTCTTGGGTGTTCACTGTTGTGTCATGCAGTGGGTGAAATGATTTCGGCGGTACAGATGGTAATGCAAGCTCAGATGCCCTATACCGTTTTGCGCGATCGCGTTTTAACTCATCCAACAATGACTCAAGGGTTAAATCTGCTATTCTCAAAGTTGTGATGCCACAGAACCGATAACACTTCAATGGTTCATACAAATCCAGAATCCCCATCAGATTAACCTATGAAAAAACTAGAGGGAAAAATCGCCCTTGTCACGGGTGGCAACAGTGGTATCGGTCTTGCCACAGCCAAAAAGTTTGTTGCTGAAGGTGCCTATGTCTACATCACGGGTCGTCGCCAAGTCGAACTGGATGCTGCGGTGGAAGCCATTGGTAAAAATGTTACGGCTGTACAGAGCGATGTTTCTAATCTGGCAGA from Nostoc commune NIES-4072 includes:
- a CDS encoding HIT family protein produces the protein MKQQKNQFSHFTAIERNYLSFPAQLLLNQNLLQGKILDFGCGFGNDVQILRQKGFDITGYDPYYFPEYPQNKFDTIICFYVLNVLFPEGQTNVLMEISHLLKPGGKAYYAVRRDIKKEGFREHYVHKKPTYQCIVKLPFPSIFLDEHREVYEYIHYNHQRNSSNYCIFCNPRKNLNLLTESASAYAIFDGYPISKGHILVIPKRHVSNYFELPFKEQFACWFMVNKVQEILKAEFQPDGFNVGMNINRAAGQNIMHASIHIIPRYKGDTVSNKNGIRNVIPKKQ
- a CDS encoding Uma2 family endonuclease; this encodes MVLQVNPIQKEPTVTWEALPADFILPDDPVENIQQPAIAAALTDALGSTGRIQPQMLIGSNFGLVATVNKKIVVKAPDWFYVPQVQSVGTNVVRRSYTPNLEGAAVAVVMEFLSDTEGGELSVRSTPPYGKLYYYEKILQVPTYVTYDPYEPSIELRCLQNGQYTLQQADTNGRYWIPELELFLGIWQGERLCQTMNWLRWWDIERNLLLWSTEQAQQERQRADKERQRAEQESQRAEQERQRADILAAKLRELGINPDA
- a CDS encoding SDR family NAD(P)-dependent oxidoreductase → MARITTPFGRHSTASEVVQGIDLSGKRAIVTGAASGIGVETARALAHAGAEVTLAVRNVDAGAKTAADITATTGNQNIHVAELDLTDRGAIAKFIAAWNEPIHILVNNAGVMALPEQHTPEGWEMQFATNHLGHFALTLGLHDALAADGAARIVSVSSSAHMFSPIVFDDIHFAFRPYDPWLAYGQSKTANVLFAVAATGRWFRDGITANALMPGAIATNLQRHVGGIQTSAELQKTPKQGAATSILLATSPLLEGIGGRYFEDCNEATIITQRTKDYSGVALYALDMNNADRLWEESLRLLA